GTCAGGATTTGCCGCGACAgcttttgattttaatgCAGTTCGAGACGCGCTATGTTCCGCAATAGTATGCATATTATCGCCTATGAAACTTGAGCTGTGTTTACTGGTTCTTGAGTACTCCAAATTGGAAGAggtttcatcatttgaatcatCCTGTAGTAAAACCAGTAGATGATTCAATCTAGTTTTCAGATCTGTAGAAATTTCACGAATAGGTTTTTTAGGTTCTCTGCCAACTGTTGGGCTACATAACGAATATGTTGATACTGGTATGGgtgataaaaatgaagaagccTGGTTCAATTCTGGAGTCACAGGGCATATGTCTGGCATGACCGCTGTCCTTACTTTTTTATCTCCAACATAAGCCTCACTATGCGTCAAATGCTCTATAAAACTTCTATCGCAGTCATCACTGGAATaatcttgaagaaaaacCGTCTCATTAACCCCTTTACCCCGAGGATCAGCCATCTTGCTCTGAGATTGTTCACATCCAGACCCTCTCCTCTCGTTTGCGGATGCACCcattataataaaatcgTCATGGATCTTAGATTGTCTACTATTAGGTTCATTCAATGGTTCGTCGACGAACATAGCACTCGTTACCTCCCCGTTAGATGATCTATATGGTAAATATGTACCAAGTTACTCTTTATTCTTCTGAAACGGCCAAGCACAAATAGGGGGACACAACTTATCTCCAATCCCGCTATGCTAAGAGAAAAGTCACAATTTCTGAAGTAACTGCTCTAATTGACACAGTATGCTTTGCTGAAGGCGAAACTCTGCTTTCGAGTGTTTCACatgtttatatatatgtatatatataccttttcaagaataatttgaaaagcgtaaaaaaatattgtacGTGCTTAAATTTCTGAAAACCTAAAAAGTTTCATAAATGAACATATGCCTTGCTTATTACAACTTTATATACTAGGATCTATCCTGTATATACTAATGTCTCTTAATTGTCTTTTCCATTTAATGCCAATCCAATGCAACATACGCACTAATAACTCATTCCGAAACTGATCAATCTCGTCCTTCTTCTGGAAATGGTATTAttagtttcttttttacTTTCTTCATCGGTAGAGACACTTAGACCcgttttcaataatgattcGATGTCATGATTGCTGCATAAAGCGATCTCGCCATTAAAGATAAAGTAATCATTCGTAATTGGCTTTCTGCAGCGGAAACATGTCAAACAATTGACGTGAAATCTTTCATGgttatcattttccaaaCATTCTCCCTCGATAAACTTGGAACATATACCGCAAATgctattattttcttcatgGTAGTGTTGCTGACAGTATGGCTTATCGTCTAGTATGTAGCATGGTGTCGCcttattgaattttgtgCGACATTTAATGCAACGGAAACAATCACGATGCCATTGTCCCGATAGTTCACCTGCCTTCTTAGAGAAAAGTCTTCTACCGGTTACTTCAAGACCACATAATCTGCATGGGCCTTCACCAGGTGGATACTTCTCTGTGCGttcttgtttttcttgCACTATTTCACTTTCCTTCAGTTGTGAAAgttcttgattttctttaGTCGAAgcatttaatgaattttcatCGGGAACCTCTTGATGAGGCTTAAGAGTTGGATATAATTCTGGCAAGTTCTCTTGATTTGCCGTGGCAAAATCACTGGCGCTAGACGGAATATCTTTAAACTTATACATTATTGGTGTGCTATCACTTGCTGCTGATAcaaaagattcaatatGGCCGGGATGATTAATGACTTGGGGAATTGTTTTGCTACCACTCCAATTCGTGGAGGGATATCCTGATAAGTATGCACttgatttcttgaaatgaTGATTATCTACGGATGATGGTTGTAGATTTGCATGTGACGATGCATTGTTGCCACTTCCATACTGATCATCCATAGAAGTGTGTTGAGGTGTGGTATTTGGGACTGTCAGTTTCTCGTTCCTTGTGAGCGAAACATCATCTAATTGAGCAATAAGCTGCTCTAAATGGAAGTTGGTAGAGGTCTCGTTACCCTCTTGCTTTTCCACTTGAAATAAGGTACTGTTCTTTGCGCTTCTCTCCATTCTGGGTTCCATAGGGGACACACCATACGCATCTGTTCGTGCTGTTCCTTCATTCGCGTCATTACGTACTGGAAGTGCTAAAGGTAATACATCTGCAACTGGATTGTTTCCTACTGGAATATGCGTCGTTTGTTCTAATGGTGCAATTGCTTCGGAAGGCGCCAATCCTATCTGTAGTCTAGGATCTGCCTCAAAATTCAGACTTTCAATGGTTGATGTGTACCTTTCATGTGGTTCATCATGATTACTGTATTGCTCGTTTAGATCCGTATCTGATTGTGTTAGCATTTGGAAACTCTTCTCAATTGGATGCAGACCTTCACTATAATTGTAATTCTGTGCCTTTTcgaaatcaaaagaatcGCTGTCTTGATTTAAGCCTAGTGGTTCATTGACTAGAGATGGATTGGGACTCTCATTACGATAATGGTAAAGCTCTTCAGTATGAGTACTACGAAAGTCTTCGCGAAGATGGGACAAATTCGAAGGGGCAGTGATCTTCACTCGAGGAGGTTGATGTAGCATATGCTCTGGCGTACTGTTAGAACCTTGCTGAGCCGGGGAATGATCGGTCGATACGTGCGATTGCGTAGATATGAAGGTGGAACTAGGATTCTGACCATCGTAACTCATCGCGGCCAAGCCCTGGCCAGTAACTTGTCTGCTGGCGGATCCCTGAGAATCAGTAGCACCTGCACTCACGTTCACTTCAAAACCTGCCCTCTCCAAGGCCGTTCTATAACGGACCTTTGGATTTATCTTTGGAAATGGCGAGtcatatatattattcaaCATTTTGTATCTGGAGACAAGCAGAGCTAATCGTTACAAAAACAACACCAACAGCTTGGATATATTACGCCCACGTGAAATCAGCGTCTTCAGTCCAGACAACCTACGTTATGATAGTAAATGTCTAAAGAATTACACGCGTTAAATCAAAGTCTTCGAGATCTCGTTATTCCAAACCTCCACGCGTTCTTTTCCAACCCCGCTAACGCAAAGAACCAAGCCCTAACTTCGCATTACAGTGCAGAAATTGGAAATTAGGCGCAGTGATGACCCCATTCACACGGAGAGACAAATTAGGGCTTCGCTTTCGATGCCACGGTTCATGGCGAAGAGCATTTCATTTCCTTTTTGAAGTCATTAAATTCTATTGACCAATGAATCAGTGAAGCAGCTGTATAAGGACGATATCAAGTGGTAAGAGATATTGTTTACCGTCTTTTGAGTGCTAAAAAAATAGCTATAgagataatattatttttttgaaaccttCTTGAATCgatttttttggttttttaAACAGGATTTGAATAGTTCATAACTGCCCTTAAGTATAATAACCGTATATTTGAAGGATTAACTATGGTAAAACATCTTTCAACTACTATGGCACTTCAAAGAAGAGCATATCCTGTCACACAACACCTGATAGAGAAGTACTATGAGTACGTTCTAGGACTTGGGTCCAAAAATGGTTCGACCCATTATCATCACAATAATAGTAATTTAAACAGTATCTTACGACGCAGAGGGCCTGATGTACAGGACCCAGACAGCGATAAGAAAGAGTCAACAACTGAAGATCCGGATTCAAAAgacaatgaagatgatgctGTGAACTGTGAAGCACAGGAAGAAGTGGGTTCTTGTTTGACTAggttaaaaaattatttttatggGATATTTATAGGAGACTACGAAAAGGATCTCctaattgaaaaactcAAGGTGCAAAAGCA
This is a stretch of genomic DNA from Kazachstania africana CBS 2517 chromosome 8, complete genome. It encodes these proteins:
- the KAFR0H00260 gene encoding uncharacterized protein (similar to Saccharomyces cerevisiae SRL3 (YKR091W) and WHI5 (YOR083W); ancestral locus Anc_5.692); the protein is MFVDEPLNEPNSRQSKIHDDFIIMGASANERRGSGCEQSQSKMADPRGKGVNETVFLQDYSSDDCDRSFIEHLTHSEAYVGDKKVRTAVMPDICPVTPELNQASSFLSPIPVSTYSLCSPTVGREPKKPIREISTDLKTRLNHLLVLLQDDSNDETSSNLEYSRTSKHSSSFIGDNMHTIAEHSASRTALKSKAVAANPDKRRRKVQIYPSSRISMASDRESILNTKRYLACNTKGTAAKNSSNYGLGE
- the PXL1 gene encoding Pxl1p (similar to Saccharomyces cerevisiae PXL1 (YKR090W); ancestral locus Anc_5.691), producing the protein MLNNIYDSPFPKINPKVRYRTALERAGFEVNVSAGATDSQGSASRQVTGQGLAAMSYDGQNPSSTFISTQSHVSTDHSPAQQGSNSTPEHMLHQPPRVKITAPSNLSHLREDFRSTHTEELYHYRNESPNPSLVNEPLGLNQDSDSFDFEKAQNYNYSEGLHPIEKSFQMLTQSDTDLNEQYSNHDEPHERYTSTIESLNFEADPRLQIGLAPSEAIAPLEQTTHIPVGNNPVADVLPLALPVRNDANEGTARTDAYGVSPMEPRMERSAKNSTLFQVEKQEGNETSTNFHLEQLIAQLDDVSLTRNEKLTVPNTTPQHTSMDDQYGSGNNASSHANLQPSSVDNHHFKKSSAYLSGYPSTNWSGSKTIPQVINHPGHIESFVSAASDSTPIMYKFKDIPSSASDFATANQENLPELYPTLKPHQEVPDENSLNASTKENQELSQLKESEIVQEKQERTEKYPPGEGPCRLCGLEVTGRRLFSKKAGELSGQWHRDCFRCIKCRTKFNKATPCYILDDKPYCQQHYHEENNSICGICSKFIEGECLENDNHERFHVNCLTCFRCRKPITNDYFIFNGEIALCSNHDIESLLKTGLSVSTDEESKKETNNTISRRRTRLISFGMSY